In one Nicotiana tomentosiformis chromosome 6, ASM39032v3, whole genome shotgun sequence genomic region, the following are encoded:
- the LOC108948962 gene encoding serine/threonine-protein phosphatase 7 long form homolog: protein MEVLPLHPGPASLELLLLQAEHRSSYIWEGQLLAQTLCSRRVDDMQDFLKTRQLHPRIVRRLQDMSFYRIIEIGRLQLDWSLITALIERWRPETHTFHLPIGEATITLQDVEVPYGMPVDGLPVALPHAMRDYTGDQYLETLQRLTGFWPEDKGVLVGARASRLALTPVRLHLEAMHDEITHDTQDLNINRYTRLLLLLMFRGVLFPNTSGNLVSLRFLHHLERLDDLHQYNWGVVVLGYLYR, encoded by the coding sequence atggaggttctgcctttgcatcccggacctgcctcCCTAGAGCTACTATTGCTACAGGCCGAGCATAGGTCTTCCTACATATGGGAGGGGCAGTTATTGGCCCAGACTTTATGTTCTAGGAGAGTAGATGATATGCAGGACTTTCTTAAGACCCGCCAACTCCATCCTCGTATAGTCAGACGCTTGCAGGATATGAGTTTCTATAGAATCATTGAGATCGGCCGACTGCAGCTGGATTGGTCATTGATCACGGctttgatagagcggtggcgaccagaGACGCATACATTCCAtttgcccattggcgaggccactatCACGCTGCAGGACGTGGAGGTTCCGTATGGGATGCCGGTTGATGGACTTCCTGTTGCTTTGCCTCATGCCATGAGAGATTATACGGGAGATCAGTACCTAGAGACGTTACAGCGGCTCACCGGTTTCTGGCCAGAGGATAAGGGTGTATTGGTTGGGGCTAGGGCTAGTCGTCTTGCGTTGACGCCCGTCCGGCTGCATTTGGAGGCCATGCATGATGAAATTACTCATGATACACAGGATCTTAATATTAACCGGTACACGAGGTTGTTGCTGCTGCTTATGTTTAGAGGCGTATTGTTCCCAAATACTTCGGGAAACCTAGtgagcttgagatttcttcatcatcttgagcggctagatgatttacatcaGTACAACTGGGGTGTTGTTGTTCTTGGCTACTTGTACAGGTAG